Genomic segment of Chitinivibrio alkaliphilus ACht1:
GTGGCGAGTTGTCGGTTCAAATGGTATTGATCAAAGAGATTCGGCCATTGTAGAATATCATATTGAACGAAGTATACAGGTGGCTCAAGAGATATTACACGCCTATGGTGACCATGATGCCTTTCAGGGAATCTACATTTCTCCGGAACTACCGAATCTCGGTTTTATGAATCGGGAAGATTGGGACTATGCCGCATACATGTTAGAGCGGATTACCCGAGCGGTTCGAGATATACGTCCGGAAACAAAGATCAGTATCTCGCCTTTTTTCAATACGGATCTTACCTCTCCAGAAGAGTATGGAGATTTTTGGGAACATCTACTTCGTACGGCAGATATTGATGTGCTTATCCCGCAAGACGGCGTTGGGGTTTCTCCTCATACGCTCCATGGTGAGCGCGATATGGTGTCACCCTTTCTTGCCGAACTCCAGCGAGCAGCCAGCACAACCAAGACTTCTTTTTGGGTAAATTGTGAACTCTTTACCAATGAAGGAACGCGTGAAACCCCACGGTTTGTTCCCACGGATATGGAAACCTTTCAGAAGCAGCTTTCTGTGGCGGGGGTATACGCTGAGCGGATCGTTTCTTTCTCCTTTCGCTATATGGACCCCAATCCATCCCATGAATTCCCCGCTGGTACGTGGCTTGGGGATACTGAAGAGGGTGGAGAGCTTCGTCGCGCTCTTTGGGATGCGTATCAGACCTATGTAGAGGATGCAGAAACTACTTTGGGTGAGACGGCACAGGGGTCACCCACTATCTGTCGAAAAGAGTATGTTGCTGCGGGGGCTTCCCAGATACGGATATTTACCAGTTGTGGACGGCTTGTGAGAGAACAGTCTTCCATGAAAGTCGGTGAAGAAGATGTGCAAGCACTTATGCCACAAAATGCAAGGGTATACTTCGTAGAATGGAGCGGAAGGAATGGAAAGTATGTAGAACGAAGATATGGGAGATAAGGTGGCTTCTCGCGGAATCGAACCACGGACACGGGGATTTTCAGTCCCCTGCTCTACCGACTGAGCTAAGAAGCCACATTTCTCAAAGACGAACCTAATATATGTGAATAATTTGTTCCTGTCAAGAATCTTTTATAATTTTTATGTGTTCACGGTTTATCGTGTAGAGACTTCGCCGTGTGAGTCCATCAAAGAGTGGGGCACATCGGTGGAAGTCATCGAGGGAGTCCTCTGTATCTTTTCGGAACAGCTCAATGTCAATGAGGTTGTAGATAATATTACCTACATCAATGGGGGTCTCTATGCCGGCATGGGTAAGTACTTCTTCTCCCATGGCACCATACTTTGCAAAGGCGAGCTCTGCCAGGGATGAGACGATTTGCTGTGCCGACAGATGTCCTGCTGTGTCAGTTTTTGCTCGATAAAACTCCATGGCCGTGGCAACAAGCTCGTAGGCCCCAAGAGAGTAACGCGTGTCCCGTCCCGTGGCAATAATTCTGTTTTCTATGAGGGTAAAGAATGTTTCGGTCATCTTAACGTACCGGCACCATCATAGAGCTGTTTCGACCGCTGCGGATATCAACGGTACGTTCGACTGTTCGTTCACCGTGGCGAAACTCAAGGGTGTGAGATCCCACCGGCAAGGTGATAGCGCTGGTATTGGTTGTGCCAATCTTCTCCCCATCTTTGTAAATATCAGCCATGGGGGGAAGAGAGTTAAAGAAAATCTCTCCCGTTCGTGCCGCTGGTTCAGGCTCAGGTTCAGGCTCTGGCTCAGGTTCTGGGGTAGGTTCTGGGGTAGGTTCTGGGGTAGGTTCTGGGGTAGGTTCTGGGGTAGGTTCTGGGGTAGGTTCTGGGGTAGGTTCTGGGGTAGGTTCTGGGGTAGGTTCCGCACGGCTTTGACGCGGCTCCTGCTCCGGTTCAGGAGCTGGTGTAACTTCTGCACGAGCAGGCGTTTGTGATTCCTCTGGTTCTGTCCGTTGCTCTGCACGTGCTGGTGGTTCTTCCGCAACGGGAGAAGCTGAAAGGCGCGCTTCTACTGAGAGGGGCTCTTCAAAATATTGTACGCGTTTTCGGTGAGACTCATAGCCTTCTTTCTCGAATCGCAGGGTGATATCTCCGTATACAGAGGGGTTCTCCCATGTGTAGGGGGTTGTGCCCAAGCGTCTATTGCCTTCGTACACAACGGCCCCGGAAGGAGTCGAACCTATGTTAATTGCAGGGGGGGGAGAGGATTCCTGTTGTTGTGGTTGCTGCCGTCGCGGCTCTTCAGCTCGACGAATTGGTATGGATCTTCGTTCCCGTTGTGTTTCTGCAGGGGGAGTCTTTTCTTCCTCAGGCTCCTCTTCTGCCTCTGGTGCTTCATCCTGCTCCGGTTCAGGGAGAGCATCATCGAGAGGTGATTCTTCATACAGAGGATCGGGGGCTTGTTCCACCGGTGGCGTGGGTTCTTCCTGCCCCATGAGTTCATGGAGCGGTGTTCCCTTGAAAATTGTATCGCGGTGGATAAAGAGATAGGCACTGCCTCCTGCTAAGAGGGCCACCAAGAGAAACAGTATTATAACGACCCCTGCAGGAAGACTCTTTTCTTTGAAATCATCGTCAAAATCATCATCAAAGTCTCCAGACAATTTGTTGAAATTAAATGATGAAAGGGAAGACTCATCTTCTTCGGGGGCATTAACAACCTGGGTATGTTCCGGGACAACTTGCTGTTGTGATTTCTCTGGTTCTTTTTCTGGCGGCTCTGAGGCAGGTGCTGGAGGAGGTGTCGGCTCTTCGGCGGGAGGGCGTTCTTTTTCCGCAGGGGGCGTTGTGCCATGCTGTTGCACGTAGGACGGAGAACTTACCACATCAGAGATCTTTTTTACTTCTCCATATGATTGACAGACCTTGATGAAATTTTGTACTCCAGCCTTTGTCAAAAGCTCCAATACTTTCGCATGTGAAGCAATAAGTAGTATGCGCCCATCAATGTCTAAGATAATCCGGTTCAGACGGATAAAACGATTGATAGAGTCCGAATAAATATACGTAAGAGAGGTGAGGTCTATGGCAATGTAAGGGTTGCCCGCACGAACCAATTCCTCCGCTTTTTCTCCGAGAGTTACGGCGTCAAGAAGCTCCTCAGGCTCTAATTCAGGAATGAGTACCTTAAAAACACCGATTTTCTTCACAGAAATATTAATGATTGCCTCCCGGTCATGCTCCATTGTGCAGAGTCGTTTTCCCTGGTAAATAATATATATAAATTGATTGAAAAAAACACACATACTTTTCTTCGTGAAAAGTTTCTGCTCTGTTGTGCCTTCTTAGGGCTGGAGAATGGTTTTTTCCATGGTTGATATAAAGTGCCGCACCTGGGAAATCTCTTCGGTAAGATTTGCATCAATCGCACGGAGATAGGGGTCTTCGCGGTGGGCTTGTTTTAGGATGGTTTCTAAACTATCAAGAAAAAGGGCGCTTTCCTGGCGATCAAAAATTTCACGCCGTCTTTTTTCCAAGAGATGGGCAAACTCGGGAATTGTGTCAAACTGCTCAAAGGCTCCATTTGAAAAGCGGGGAATGGTGTCATGGGTGCCGAAAAAGGTTCTGTCTAAGTCCCACGGAACAATCTCAAATTTTTTTGATACGGCGCAGCGGGCAAGGGAAAAGTTGTTCCGAATTCCATCGGAGTTGTCTATAAGTTGAGTAACCGCATAATAATCAATGAAGTTCGAGAGATTTACAAGAGAGTTATCACGTTCTTCCGGTGAGATACCCGAATCTATTTCAGATAAAAGGGCGGAGAGGTCATCGTATTCCATACATCGTGAGGGATATTTTTTTGAAAAACTTTGAGCTGGATGGAGTCCCGTTGTGTGAGTGAGCCAGCCTCCCAACTCAATTCGATAC
This window contains:
- a CDS encoding DUF4434 domain-containing protein; amino-acid sequence: MFLFLVLLFSSIFATTPRISGFFVQPSLVYGAVGWNQQGNAVFDSQDAYNAWVASMADVGGEDLFWQWSVRYEADQEWFSREWGGPSSADFAYFPISSTTLSGIETQRWTDPTNWPGSDVSPLERTLAACEKAGVNLWIGLYVNEHPDSYNWWRVVGSNGIDQRDSAIVEYHIERSIQVAQEILHAYGDHDAFQGIYISPELPNLGFMNREDWDYAAYMLERITRAVRDIRPETKISISPFFNTDLTSPEEYGDFWEHLLRTADIDVLIPQDGVGVSPHTLHGERDMVSPFLAELQRAASTTKTSFWVNCELFTNEGTRETPRFVPTDMETFQKQLSVAGVYAERIVSFSFRYMDPNPSHEFPAGTWLGDTEEGGELRRALWDAYQTYVEDAETTLGETAQGSPTICRKEYVAAGASQIRIFTSCGRLVREQSSMKVGEEDVQALMPQNARVYFVEWSGRNGKYVERRYGR
- a CDS encoding Minf_1886 family protein, which encodes MTETFFTLIENRIIATGRDTRYSLGAYELVATAMEFYRAKTDTAGHLSAQQIVSSLAELAFAKYGAMGEEVLTHAGIETPIDVGNIIYNLIDIELFRKDTEDSLDDFHRCAPLFDGLTRRSLYTINREHIKIIKDS
- a CDS encoding PEGA domain-containing protein, coding for MEHDREAIINISVKKIGVFKVLIPELEPEELLDAVTLGEKAEELVRAGNPYIAIDLTSLTYIYSDSINRFIRLNRIILDIDGRILLIASHAKVLELLTKAGVQNFIKVCQSYGEVKKISDVVSSPSYVQQHGTTPPAEKERPPAEEPTPPPAPASEPPEKEPEKSQQQVVPEHTQVVNAPEEDESSLSSFNFNKLSGDFDDDFDDDFKEKSLPAGVVIILFLLVALLAGGSAYLFIHRDTIFKGTPLHELMGQEEPTPPVEQAPDPLYEESPLDDALPEPEQDEAPEAEEEPEEEKTPPAETQRERRSIPIRRAEEPRRQQPQQQESSPPPAINIGSTPSGAVVYEGNRRLGTTPYTWENPSVYGDITLRFEKEGYESHRKRVQYFEEPLSVEARLSASPVAEEPPARAEQRTEPEESQTPARAEVTPAPEPEQEPRQSRAEPTPEPTPEPTPEPTPEPTPEPTPEPTPEPTPEPTPEPEPEPEPEPEPAARTGEIFFNSLPPMADIYKDGEKIGTTNTSAITLPVGSHTLEFRHGERTVERTVDIRSGRNSSMMVPVR
- a CDS encoding CotH kinase family protein, producing MVRFWLLLLLLLQACDFTAPHESESWKNPDLRLLHISVSDRVYDNLFSTSYTNEWRRGTIKYSSLRDTAVPYCESPDVLIRRQGNDARRLPKPSFTIKTSSGSRYALSAQFHDHSFVRELTAHHFFRAAGMETHYVEPVVVLINNTPMGLYLIREQIRDEYFSVRNRPLLSRYRIELGGWLTHTTGLHPAQSFSKKYPSRCMEYDDLSALLSEIDSGISPEERDNSLVNLSNFIDYYAVTQLIDNSDGIRNNFSLARCAVSKKFEIVPWDLDRTFFGTHDTIPRFSNGAFEQFDTIPEFAHLLEKRRREIFDRQESALFLDSLETILKQAHREDPYLRAIDANLTEEISQVRHFISTMEKTILQP